From a region of the Helianthus annuus cultivar XRQ/B chromosome 5, HanXRQr2.0-SUNRISE, whole genome shotgun sequence genome:
- the LOC110902359 gene encoding uncharacterized protein LOC110902359 yields MAVRFVVYTGGKWEFVDGRREYVMKADSLIRGFEINLAKISYDTFFKNVCDFCGFRNITRLSYKMSDYSEPIDIIDDSDLLFFFKLRENNPTKLFKLYVVQEVGVGSSSCAPTFEYKCPDLNDCVFSNDEINASDKLEFIDNKDKCRFYEGYTFRNKQEMKIELGKMCLSESFSYKVDRSSKTRYEVSCVVENCEWSFKSASRQSCDVFYVKSFNNKHTCSKTQTHPHMRQANPMVVGSMLKEQFQNSGRIYRCPEIVKDLRIKEGVNITYMQAWRGKNNALQLLHGNSASSFAELPIYCYNLEKANPGTVTHILTDSDRFEMVFVALGAAIRAFVRTLRPVIIIDAAHLKGEFKGTLFLAVGMDGNNQILPVGYGIGKSEDGNSWTWFLSKLKDCIGDHPELAIISDRAPSIQLATCKSYRLSDFEESFNALCVAVPRLRNTLTTIGFEKWSRAHCPVKRYHYMTSNSAESMNALSKHSRKLPVTQLIEFFQQSVQKWFYDRRNQGIHGEHLLTKWAVNKIQDKIDNSRTWTVTGVRVNSFEVEDGKKRGFVDLANGTCTCRVWQLSGLPCGHVIVVSRFLGETDCGHYSMSCYSNEVYKATYAEEINPLPHKSEWEKTDGLLNLQPPNITKRQSGRPKENKRILSRGEEPTPIFCGRYRSHGHHRESCRHPTYSQSTSRGISTAHVRSVQVEPEDFRDYVSQHTIPTYNLGEN; encoded by the exons ATGGCGGTTAGATTTGTGGTTTACACCGGTGGCAAGTGGGAATTCGTTGACGGTAGGCGTGAGTACGTAATGAAAGCTGATTCTCTTATACGTGGGTTTgaaattaatttagccaaaatttCGTATGATACCTTTTTTAAAAATGTGTGTGACTTTTGTGGTTTTCGAAATATCACACGGTTATCCTACAAGATGTCTGATTATTCTGAACCTATAGATATTATAGATGATTCAgatcttttattttttttcaaactgAGGGAAAATAATCCTACAAAACTTTTTAAACTATACGTGGTGCAAGAAGTTGGTGTGGGTTCTTCTTCTTGTGCTCCTACGTTTGAATATAAATGCCCCGATTTAAATGATTGTGTTTTTTCAAACGATGAAATTAATGCCAGCGATAAACTAGAATTTATTGATAATAAAGATAAATGTCGATTTTATGAAGGCTACACCTTTCGTAACAAGCAGGAAATGAAAATCGAACTAGGAAAGATGTGCTTATCCGAATCTTTTTCGTATAAAGTAGACAGGTCATCAAAGACTCGTTATGAAGTATCATGTGTTGTCGAAAATTGTGAGTGGAGTTTCAAATCCGCTAGTCGGCAATCTTGTGATGTTTTCTACGTTAAATCTTTTAACAACAAACATACGTGTTCTAAGACGCAGACACATCCACACATGCGTCAGGCTAACCCAATGGTTGTGGGTAGCATGTTAAAAGAACAATTTCAAAACTCTGGTCGAATTTACCGTTGCCCCGAAATAGTCAAAGATCTTAGAATAAAAGAAGGAGTCAATATAACTTATATGCAAGCGTGGCGAGGAAAAAACAATGCATTACAACTTTTGCATGGAAATTCAGCAAGTTCTTTTGCTGAACTTCCTATTTACTGCTACAATTTGGAGAAGGCTAATCCAGGAACAGTGACACACATATTGACTGATTCGGATCGTTTTGAAATGGTATTTGTCGCCCTAGGTGCCGCG ATTCGTGCCTTTGTAAGAACCTTAAGACCGGTCATTATCATAGACGCGGCCCATTTGAAAGGTGAGTTTAAAGGAACGTTGTTTTTGGCTGTGGGCATGGACGGAAACAATCAGATTTTGCCTGTTGGTTACGGGATTGGTAAATCCGAAGACGGTAATTCGTGGACTTGGTTCCTTTCAAAACTTAAAGATTGTATTGGCGATCATCCAGAGTTGGCAATCATTTCTGATCGAGCACCTTCTATACAATTAGCC ACTTGCAAATCTTACCGGCTATCCGATTTTGAGGAGTCTTTCAACGCGTTATGTGTCGCAGTTCCGAGACTAAGGAACACTCTTACGACAATTGGGTTTGAGAAGTGGTCAAGAGCACATTGTCCTGTTAAAAGATACCATTATATGACTTCTAATAGTGCCGAGTCGATGAACGCTCTATCGAAACATTCCCGAAAATTGCCGGTGACGCAACTTATTGAATTTTTCCAGCAATCTGTTCAAAAATGGTTTTATGATCGTCGCAACCAGGGAATCCATGGTGAACACTTGCTAACAAAGTGGGCTGTAAATAAGATCCAAGACAAAATTGATAACTCTAGGACTTGGACGGTTACCGGCGTTCGTGTTAACAGTTTTGAAGTTGAAGATGGTAAAAAAAGAGGGTTCGTTGATTTAGCTAACGGCACATGCACTTGTCGGGTATGGCAATTATCGGGTTTGCCATGTGGTCACGTTATTGTTGTATCAAGATTTTTAGGTGAAACCGACTGTGGTCATTATTCCATGTCATGTTACAGTAACGAAGTTTATAAAGCAACGTATGCAGAAGAGATAAATCCTCTCCCGCATAAATCTGAGTGGGAAAAAACGGACGGTTTATTAAATCTGCAACCACCGAATATTACCAAACGTCAATCCGGTCGGCCAAAGGAAAACAAGCGAATCCTATCACGAGGGGAGGAACCCACTCCCATATTCTGTGGTCGGTACCGAAGTCACGGCCATCACCGGGAAAGTTGTAGACACCCCACCTATTCCCAGAGTACCTCCCGGGGCATCTCAACGGCACATGTACGAAGCGTACAAGTCGAACCAGAGGATTTTCGGGATTACGTATCGCAACATACAATCCCCACGTACAATTTAGGAGAGAATTAA
- the LOC110903568 gene encoding immune-associated nucleotide-binding protein 9 produces the protein MATDDDCELTLVLVGKIGNGKSATGNSILGKKEFVSKASSGGVTSTSELRTSVLKNGLRLNVIDTPGLFDASIDTKFIEKEIVRCVSMVRGGIHAILVVFSVRNRFLKEEFDVITRLRTLFGSRVDDYLIVVFTGGDELEANEQSLKDLLKESSCPKPLKETLSLCQDRFVLFDNRTKDETKKARQLRDLLSLVNIVLTNNLKPYTQETLSAFMEGSGEPHQQSGIEENNSLHSIRDILYMLFEYCAGC, from the exons ATGGCGACTGATGATGATTGCGAGCTCACCCTCGTTTTGGTCGGAAAAATAGGCAATGGGAAGAGTGCAACAGGGAATAGCATCCTTGGAAAGAAAGAGTTTGTATCAAAGGCGAGCTCTGGTGGTGTAACTAGTACCTCTGAGCTCAGGACATCCGTACTGAAAAATGGCTTGAGGCTTAATGTCATTGACACTCCTG GACTGTTTGATGCATCTATTGATACAAAATTTATTGAGAAAGAGATTGTTAGATGTGTCAGCATGGTGAGGGGGGGTATTCATGCCATTCTTGTTGTCTTCTCTGTTCGGAATAGATTTTTAAAAGAAGAATTTGATGTAATAACCCGTTTGAGGACGTTGTTTGGGAGCAGAGTTGATGACTATTTGATTGTGGTTTTTACGGGTGGGGATGAACTCGAGGCTAATGAACAGTCATTGAAAGACCTCTTAAAAGAATCGTCATGTCCTAAACCCTTGAAG GAAACTCTTAGCCTCTGTCAAGATAGATTCGTACTTTTTGACAATAGGACGAAAGATGAAACAAAGAAAGCACGACAACTCCGAGACCTTCTGTCTCTTGTCAACATAGTGTTGACCAACAATCTCAAACCATACACTCAGGAGACTTTAAGCGCATTCATG GAAGGGAGTGGGGAGCCTCATCAACAAAGTGGAATTGAAGAAAATAATTCTTTGCATAGTATTAGAGATATATTGTATATGCTATTCGAGTACTGTGCAGGGTGTTAG